Genomic window (Candidatus Bathyarchaeota archaeon):
TGATAGGTGCCAACATTTCCTGAAGCGTATTTTTCAACGAGGAATTCTCAGGTGTAGCAAGAGTTATAAACTCTTGGGGATTTTCTCACCCGAAGAGAGTTTGGTAGCGAAGGCAAAGCAGCCTTGTTCGCCACATTTTTTGTAGGCAATTCTTGGAAGATACTGATAGAGCTTTATTGCATCAAGGTTGTTTTTTGCTTCTGCTATTGTTGCGGGTGGTGATCCGTGCATTTTGAAGTAGCCCCTGAGCAAGTTGACTATAGCTGTCCTTAATTTTGAAGACTCAGCTGTTTTTCTTAGATTAAAAACAGATGCAAATAAAGGGAACTTTGGGGGTAGGGCAAAAGGTTCAAGTTTTATTTTTTGATTGGTGAAGCAGTGATTCCGCATTTGCCGATTTCTTTTTTGATAGTGTCTGTTGTGACAAGGGAAGAATCAAAAGTTATTTTTAGCCAGTTAGAGATTGGATTGATGTTGTAGGTTTTTATTCCTTTTAGTGCTTTTAGGCGTTTTTCTACGATTTTTGCTTCGCAAGAGCAACCCATGCCTTCGAGTTTGAAAGTTACTTCTTGGTCTTTACTTGGGGTTTCCATTGTTTTTCTCCTCAATCTATTTCAATGCTCTTTGAAATACTTGGCTTTGCTTAAATATCTTTTGCAGGTTTTAGGCGGTAATGTATTTATAGTTGCTCTAAAGGGTATTTCAATACAATTTGAAATAGGTTCTGTGGAGCAAGGGAAAAAATGGAAACCGCCAAAATCCGAATAGAAGGAATGGAAGACCAGAAAGAAGCCCAAATAATAGAACGAAAACTAAATGCCTTGTCAGGAATAAGCGACCTTAATATCGACACTTCAACCCAACAAATCAACTTCACATACGACACAACCATAATCAATCTCCAAGACATCATACGATCAATCTCAGAAACAGGCATGAAAGCCCAAATTATCCGTTCCAAAAGCAAATTCAGCGCTTGGTGGAAAGAAAAACAACAACTAGCTCTCATAGGATGCGGAATCACCTCCATT
Coding sequences:
- a CDS encoding heavy-metal-associated domain-containing protein encodes the protein METPSKDQEVTFKLEGMGCSCEAKIVEKRLKALKGIKTYNINPISNWLKITFDSSLVTTDTIKKEIGKCGITASPIKK